The Pyrenophora tritici-repentis strain M4 chromosome 3, whole genome shotgun sequence genome has a window encoding:
- a CDS encoding GAF domain-containing protein translates to MVHADSSSFASGMSKKEVYAQVLEQARSLFDGQRNWERAWKYEFYGFCMLTRLRRSASLLWHAYHSLPSPSSSVNWAGFYFTDPAKETRLLLGPFQGQVACQSIAFGRGVCGTAAKEAKTQLVEDVDKFPGHIACDGKSRSEIVVPVVQDGKVVAIIDIDCAELNGFTEEDQEALEELAELLSQSCDF, encoded by the exons GTGCACGCGGACTCTTCCAGTTTTGCATCGGGCATGAGTAAAAAGGAGGTTTATGCACAAGTCCTCGAGCAAGCGAGGTCACTGTTCGATGGACAGAGGAATTGG GAAAGAGCGTGGAAGTATGAGTTTTATGGCTTTTGTATGCTAACTCGTCTTCGCAGGTCTG CGTCTCTGCTCTGGCACGCTTACCACTCCCTCCCTtcaccatcatcatcggTAAACTGGGCTGGTTTCTACTTCACCGACCCAGCGAAAGAGACGCGCCTTCTACTAGGCCCTTTTCAAGGGCAGGTCGCTTGTCAGAGCATTGCGTTTGGGCGCGGTGTATGTGGGACTGCAGCTAAAGAGGCGAAGACGCAACTTGTCGAGGACGTAGACAAGTTTCCAGGACACATTGCGTGTGATGGGAAGAGCAGGAGTGAGATTGTTGTTCCTGTTGTACAGGATGGGAAG GTAGTGGCAATAATCGATATTGACTGTGCGGAACTCAACGGGTTTACGGAAGAAGATCAGGAGGCATTGGAGGAGTTGGCAGAGTTACTTTCTCAGTCGTGCGACTTTTGA
- a CDS encoding DUF1754 domain containing protein, translating into MPSSDYTAPAADTTKASEEAPTDVAKRPTSDEDASKSHSGTPGRSLSPESAERSIREGGGRHKTEAERRYDEMRRKRLEERMRKEGVKTHKEKVEELNKYLSGLSEHHDMPKIGPG; encoded by the exons ATGCCATCTTCAGACTACACGGCG CCCGCCGCGGATACGACCAAAGCCAGCGAAGAAGCTCCTACCGACGTCGCGAAACGACCCACGTCAGACGAAGACGCGTCCAAATCCCACTCGGGTACGCCAGGTCGCTCTCTATCACCCGAGTCTGCGGAACGATCGATAAGAGAGGGCGGTGGCAGACACAAGACCGAAGCCGAGAGACGATACGATGAAATGCGACGGAAGAGGTTGGAGGAGAGGATGAGGAAGGAAGGCGTCAAGACCCACAAAGAGAAGGTGGAGGAGCTTAACAAATACCTAAGCGGCTTGAGCGAGCACCACGACATGCCGAAGATTGGTCCTGGCTAA